Proteins from a single region of Carassius carassius chromosome 37, fCarCar2.1, whole genome shotgun sequence:
- the LOC132118049 gene encoding nascent polypeptide-associated complex subunit alpha, muscle-specific form isoform X3, whose amino-acid sequence MPGEATETVPVTEQEMHQPQAETATPAAAAPAPSQAKPKEGKTNPKLSSSPHTTAPKPVPAGRRKRSSLSASSSSPTSPKSASAPRATPPCSPLASPPADCPVAGKTEQTAPKVVKAGKQGKQQKAKNFKPVEPEQAPLSASKPAQEPAPVAALPSLAIPKPEVAKSAGDGNASPVSPKVAVAPVAFKVTSKSAAPAPKSFTEAVATSPPKVPEAPKFAPEAPKLATPAVSEAKTPLPSKAAAKPNAAQVPNVNPPTAAPTKPAPAAFEDDDLPPLLPPENHFTMADFPPMPPSTIPVVTPPAPKAEPVSTSKVESAPKAKAAPKAKPAPKAEQKAAPAPKVQAAPKIDPTPAPKVAVTSVPKTEAAPTTKAQAVPKVEAAPGPKEKSSPSPKAEPVPAPKVEASPAPKVKPVAATKADAASAPKVKSAPSPKAEPVPAPKVDCLPKADSAPTSKIEAAPVVKVKPVVAPKAEVAAAKVEAVPALKIEPEPAPKAKPAPAPKAESAPASKADAASAPKVKSAPSPKAEPVPAPKVDCLPKADSAPTSKIEAAPVVKVKPVVAPKAEVAAAKVEAVPALKIEPEPAPKAKPAPAPKAESAPASKADAASAPRVKSAPSPKAELVPAPKVEAPPKADSAPTPKVEAVPAPKVESEPAPKVKPAPATKGKPSPKAEAAAPKAEAAPKVKPAPKGKPSPKAEAAAPKAEAAPKVKSAPAPKVEASAPKVEAAPTPKAESVLVTKVDSAPVPKQVKAPSILEPLIKNDKGSGTESDSDESVPELEDQDSAQTHTQQAQLAAAAEIDEEPVSKAKQSRSEKKARKAMSKLGLRQVAGVTRVTIRKSKNILFVITKPDVYKSPASDTYIVFGEAKIEDLSQQAQLAAAEKFKVQGEAVSNIQENTQTPTVQEESEEEEVDETGVEVKDIELVMSQANVSRAKAVRALKNNNNDIVNAIMELTM is encoded by the exons ATGCCAGGCGAAGCCACAGAAACTGTCCCTGTTACAGAGCAGGAAATGCATCAGCCCCAGGCTGAGACGG CCACACCTGCTGCTGCGGCTCCTGCTCCCTCTCAGGCAAAGCCTAAAGAGGGCAAAACTAACCCCAAGCTGTCCTCTTCTCCTCACACCACTGCTCCTAAGCCAGTTCCTGCTGGACGCAGGAAACGCTCCTCTCTATCTGCCTCCTCAAGCTCCCCTACCTCTCCTAAATCTGCCTCTGCCCCCCGTGCTACCCCACCATGCTCCCCTTTGGCCTCTCCTCCAGCTGACTGTCCTGTTGCTGGGAAAACTGAGCAGACTGCTCCCAAGGTGGTAAAGGCTGGCAAACAAGGGAAGCAACAGAAGGCAAAGAATTTTAAACCTGTTGAACCTGAGCAAGCACCTCTCTCTGCCTCTAAGCCTGCTCAGGAGCCTGCACCAGTTGCAGCACTGCCATCTCTTGCTATACCAAAACCAGAGGTAGCAAAATCAGCAGGAGATGGAAATGCTTCCCCTGTCTCTCCCAAAGTTGCTGTGGCTCCTGTTGCCTTTAAAGTAACTTCTAAATCTGCTGCCCCAGCACCAAAGTCATTTACAGAAGCTGTTGCCACCAGTCCACCCAAAGTGCCTGAAGCCCCCAAGTTTGCCCCTGAAGCTCCAAAATTAGCAACCCCTGCTGTTTCAGAAGCCAAGACTCCTTTGCCTTCAAAAGCAGCTGCTAAGCCTAACGCTGCCCAAGTACCAAATGTGAACCCTCCCACTGCTGCTCCCACAAAACCTGCTCCTGCAGCATTTGAGGATGATGATCTGCCACCTCTCTTACCACCTGAGAATCATTTTACAATGGCTGATTTTCCCCCTATGCCTCCTAGTACAATTCCCGTAGTTACCCCACCTGCTCCTAAAGCAGAACCGGTCTCTACCAGTAAAGTTGAATCTGCCCCTAAAGCAAAGGCTGCTCCCAAAGCTAAGCCAGCTCCTAAGGCTGAACAGAAAGCAGCACCTGCTCCAAAAGTTCAGGCTGCTCCTAAAATTGACCCGACTCCTGCTCCTAAAGTTGCAGTCACTTCTGTCCCTAAGACTGAGGCTGCTCCTACAACTAAAGCTCAGGCTGTCCCTAAGGTTGAGGCTGCTCCTGGACCTAAAGAAAAGTCTTCCCCTAGCCCTAAAGCTGAGCCTGTTCCTGCCCCTAAAGTTGAGGCTTCTCCTGCCCCTAAAGTTAAGCCTGTTGCTGCTACCAAAGCTGATGCTGCTTCTGCACCTAAAGTTAAGTCTGCTCCTAGCCCTAAAGCTGAGCCTGTTCCTGCCCCTAAGGTGGATTGTCTCCCTAAAGCTGACTCTGCTCCTACCTCCAAAATTGAGGCTGCTCCTGTCGTTAAAGTTAAGCCTGTTGTTGCTCCTAAAGCTGAGGTGGCGGCTGCTAAAGTTGAGGCTGTTCCTGCCCTTAAAATTGAGCCTGAGCCTGCCCCTAAAGCTAAGCCTGCTCCTGCCCCTAAAGCTGAGTCTGCCCCTGCTTCTAAAGCTGATGCTGCTTCTGCACCTAAAGTTAAGTCTGCTCCTAGCCCTAAAGCTGAGCCTGTTCCTGCCCCTAAGGTGGATTGTCTCCCTAAAGCTGACTCTGCTCCTACCTCCAAAATTGAGGCTGCTCCTGTCGTTAAAGTTAAGCCTGTTGTTGCTCCTAAAGCTGAGGTGGCGGCTGCTAAAGTTGAGGCTGTTCCTGCCCTTAAAATTGAGCCTGAGCCTGCCCCTAAAGCTAAGCCTGCTCCTGCCCCTAAAGCTGAGTCTGCCCCTGCTTCTAAAGCTGATGCTGCTTCTGCACCTAGAGTTAAGTCTGCTCCTAGCCCGAAAGCTGAGCTTGTTCCTGCCCCTAAGGTTGAGGCTCCCCCTAAAGCTGACTCTGCTCCTACCCCTAAAGTTGAG GCTGTTCCTGCCCCTAAAGTTGAGTCTGAGCCTGCCCCTAAAGTTAAGCCTGCTCCTGCAACTAAAGGCAAGCCTAGCCCTAAAGCTGAGGCTGCTGCTCCTAAAGCTGAGGCTGCCCCTAAAGTTAAGCCTGCCCCTAAAGGCAAGCCTAGCCCTAAAGCTGAGGCTGCTGCTCCTAAAGCGGAGGCTGCCCCTAAAGTTAAGTCTGCTCCGGCCCCTAAAGTTGAGGCTTCTGCCCCTAAAGTTGAGGCTGCCCCTACCCCTAAAGCTGAATCTGTCCTTGTCACTAAAGTTGATTCAGCCCCTGTTCCCAAACAAGTTAAAGCCCCATCCATACTGGAGCCACTCATCAAGAACGACAAGG GGTCTGGCACTGAATCTGACAGTGATGAATCTGTTCCTGAACTGGAGGACCAGGActctgcacagacacacacacagcaggcaCAG CTTGCAGCTGCAGCTGAAATCGACGAGGAGCCAgtcagcaaagcaaaacaaagcagGAGTGAGAAGAAAGCCAGGAAG GCCATGTCCAAATTGGGGTTGAGACAAGTTGCTGGTGTTACCAGAGTAACCATTCGCAAGTCCAAGAACATTCTCTTTGTCATCACCAAACCAGATGTCTACAAAAGTCCAGCTTCAGATACTTACATTGTCTTTGGTGAGGCCAAG ATTGAAGATCTGTCCCAGCAAGCTCAGTTAGCAGCCGCAGAGAAGTTCAAGGTACAAGGAGAAGCCGTTTCAAACATCCAGGAAAACACACAGACGCCCACAGTACAGGAGGAGAGCGAAGAGGAAGAG GTTGATGAGACAGGAGTGGAGGTCAAGGACATTGAGCTGGTCATGTCTCAGGCCAATGTATCCAGGGCAAAGGCTGTGCGTGCACTGAAGAATAACAATAATGACATTGTCAATGCTATTATG GAATTGACGATGTAG
- the LOC132118049 gene encoding nascent polypeptide-associated complex subunit alpha, muscle-specific form isoform X2 — protein sequence MPGEATETVPVTEQEMHQPQAETATPAAAAPAPSQAKPKEGKTNPKLSSSPHTTAPKPVPAGRRKRSSLSASSSSPTSPKSASAPRATPPCSPLASPPADCPVAGKTEQTAPKVVKAGKQGKQQKAKNFKPVEPEQAPLSASKPAQEPAPVAALPSLAIPKPEVAKSAGDGNASPVSPKVAVAPVAFKVTSKSAAPAPKSFTEAVATSPPKVPEAPKFAPEAPKLATPAVSEAKTPLPSKAAAKPNAAQVPNVNPPTAAPTKPAPAAFEDDDLPPLLPPENHFTMADFPPMPPSTIPVVTPPAPKAEPVSTSKVESAPKAKAAPKAKPAPKAEQKAAPAPKVQAAPKIDPTPAPKVAVTSVPKTEAAPTTKAQAVPKVEAAPGPKEKSSPSPKAEPVPAPKVEASPAPKVKPVAATKADAASAPKVKSAPSPKAEPVPAPKVDCLPKADSAPTSKIEAAPVVKVKPVVAPKAEVAAAKVEAVPALKIEPEPAPKAKPAPAPKAESAPASKADAASAPKVKSAPSPKAEPVPAPKVDCLPKADSAPTSKIEAAPVVKVKPVVAPKAEVAAAKVEAVPALKIEPEPAPKAKPAPAPKAESAPASKADAASAPRVKSAPSPKAELVPAPKVEAPPKADSAPTPKVEAAPAAIVKPVAAPKAEVAAANVEAVPAPKVESEPAPKVKPAPATKGKPSPKAEAAAPKAEAAAPKAEAAPKVKSAPAPKVEASAPKVEAAPTPKAESVLVTKVDSAPVPKQVKAPSILEPLIKNDKGSGTESDSDESVPELEDQDSAQTHTQQAQLAAAAEIDEEPVSKAKQSRSEKKARKAMSKLGLRQVAGVTRVTIRKSKNILFVITKPDVYKSPASDTYIVFGEAKIEDLSQQAQLAAAEKFKVQGEAVSNIQENTQTPTVQEESEEEEVDETGVEVKDIELVMSQANVSRAKAVRALKNNNNDIVNAIMELTM from the exons ATGCCAGGCGAAGCCACAGAAACTGTCCCTGTTACAGAGCAGGAAATGCATCAGCCCCAGGCTGAGACGG CCACACCTGCTGCTGCGGCTCCTGCTCCCTCTCAGGCAAAGCCTAAAGAGGGCAAAACTAACCCCAAGCTGTCCTCTTCTCCTCACACCACTGCTCCTAAGCCAGTTCCTGCTGGACGCAGGAAACGCTCCTCTCTATCTGCCTCCTCAAGCTCCCCTACCTCTCCTAAATCTGCCTCTGCCCCCCGTGCTACCCCACCATGCTCCCCTTTGGCCTCTCCTCCAGCTGACTGTCCTGTTGCTGGGAAAACTGAGCAGACTGCTCCCAAGGTGGTAAAGGCTGGCAAACAAGGGAAGCAACAGAAGGCAAAGAATTTTAAACCTGTTGAACCTGAGCAAGCACCTCTCTCTGCCTCTAAGCCTGCTCAGGAGCCTGCACCAGTTGCAGCACTGCCATCTCTTGCTATACCAAAACCAGAGGTAGCAAAATCAGCAGGAGATGGAAATGCTTCCCCTGTCTCTCCCAAAGTTGCTGTGGCTCCTGTTGCCTTTAAAGTAACTTCTAAATCTGCTGCCCCAGCACCAAAGTCATTTACAGAAGCTGTTGCCACCAGTCCACCCAAAGTGCCTGAAGCCCCCAAGTTTGCCCCTGAAGCTCCAAAATTAGCAACCCCTGCTGTTTCAGAAGCCAAGACTCCTTTGCCTTCAAAAGCAGCTGCTAAGCCTAACGCTGCCCAAGTACCAAATGTGAACCCTCCCACTGCTGCTCCCACAAAACCTGCTCCTGCAGCATTTGAGGATGATGATCTGCCACCTCTCTTACCACCTGAGAATCATTTTACAATGGCTGATTTTCCCCCTATGCCTCCTAGTACAATTCCCGTAGTTACCCCACCTGCTCCTAAAGCAGAACCGGTCTCTACCAGTAAAGTTGAATCTGCCCCTAAAGCAAAGGCTGCTCCCAAAGCTAAGCCAGCTCCTAAGGCTGAACAGAAAGCAGCACCTGCTCCAAAAGTTCAGGCTGCTCCTAAAATTGACCCGACTCCTGCTCCTAAAGTTGCAGTCACTTCTGTCCCTAAGACTGAGGCTGCTCCTACAACTAAAGCTCAGGCTGTCCCTAAGGTTGAGGCTGCTCCTGGACCTAAAGAAAAGTCTTCCCCTAGCCCTAAAGCTGAGCCTGTTCCTGCCCCTAAAGTTGAGGCTTCTCCTGCCCCTAAAGTTAAGCCTGTTGCTGCTACCAAAGCTGATGCTGCTTCTGCACCTAAAGTTAAGTCTGCTCCTAGCCCTAAAGCTGAGCCTGTTCCTGCCCCTAAGGTGGATTGTCTCCCTAAAGCTGACTCTGCTCCTACCTCCAAAATTGAGGCTGCTCCTGTCGTTAAAGTTAAGCCTGTTGTTGCTCCTAAAGCTGAGGTGGCGGCTGCTAAAGTTGAGGCTGTTCCTGCCCTTAAAATTGAGCCTGAGCCTGCCCCTAAAGCTAAGCCTGCTCCTGCCCCTAAAGCTGAGTCTGCCCCTGCTTCTAAAGCTGATGCTGCTTCTGCACCTAAAGTTAAGTCTGCTCCTAGCCCTAAAGCTGAGCCTGTTCCTGCCCCTAAGGTGGATTGTCTCCCTAAAGCTGACTCTGCTCCTACCTCCAAAATTGAGGCTGCTCCTGTCGTTAAAGTTAAGCCTGTTGTTGCTCCTAAAGCTGAGGTGGCGGCTGCTAAAGTTGAGGCTGTTCCTGCCCTTAAAATTGAGCCTGAGCCTGCCCCTAAAGCTAAGCCTGCTCCTGCCCCTAAAGCTGAGTCTGCCCCTGCTTCTAAAGCTGATGCTGCTTCTGCACCTAGAGTTAAGTCTGCTCCTAGCCCGAAAGCTGAGCTTGTTCCTGCCCCTAAGGTTGAGGCTCCCCCTAAAGCTGACTCTGCTCCTACCCCTAAAGTTGAGGCTGCTCCTGCCGCTATAGTTAAGCCTGTTGCTGCTCCTAAAGCTGAGGTGGCGGCTGCTAATGTTGAGGCTGTTCCTGCCCCTAAAGTTGAGTCTGAGCCTGCCCCTAAAGTTAAGCCTGCTCCTGCAACTAAAGGCAAGCCTAGCCCTAAAGCTGAGGCTGCTGCTCCTAAAGCTGAG GCTGCTGCTCCTAAAGCGGAGGCTGCCCCTAAAGTTAAGTCTGCTCCGGCCCCTAAAGTTGAGGCTTCTGCCCCTAAAGTTGAGGCTGCCCCTACCCCTAAAGCTGAATCTGTCCTTGTCACTAAAGTTGATTCAGCCCCTGTTCCCAAACAAGTTAAAGCCCCATCCATACTGGAGCCACTCATCAAGAACGACAAGG GGTCTGGCACTGAATCTGACAGTGATGAATCTGTTCCTGAACTGGAGGACCAGGActctgcacagacacacacacagcaggcaCAG CTTGCAGCTGCAGCTGAAATCGACGAGGAGCCAgtcagcaaagcaaaacaaagcagGAGTGAGAAGAAAGCCAGGAAG GCCATGTCCAAATTGGGGTTGAGACAAGTTGCTGGTGTTACCAGAGTAACCATTCGCAAGTCCAAGAACATTCTCTTTGTCATCACCAAACCAGATGTCTACAAAAGTCCAGCTTCAGATACTTACATTGTCTTTGGTGAGGCCAAG ATTGAAGATCTGTCCCAGCAAGCTCAGTTAGCAGCCGCAGAGAAGTTCAAGGTACAAGGAGAAGCCGTTTCAAACATCCAGGAAAACACACAGACGCCCACAGTACAGGAGGAGAGCGAAGAGGAAGAG GTTGATGAGACAGGAGTGGAGGTCAAGGACATTGAGCTGGTCATGTCTCAGGCCAATGTATCCAGGGCAAAGGCTGTGCGTGCACTGAAGAATAACAATAATGACATTGTCAATGCTATTATG GAATTGACGATGTAG
- the LOC132118049 gene encoding nascent polypeptide-associated complex subunit alpha, muscle-specific form isoform X5: MPGEATETVPVTEQEMHQPQAETATPAAAAPAPSQAKPKEGKTNPKLSSSPHTTAPKPVPAGRRKRSSLSASSSSPTSPKSASAPRATPPCSPLASPPADCPVAGKTEQTAPKVVKAGKQGKQQKAKNFKPVEPEQAPLSASKPAQEPAPVAALPSLAIPKPEVAKSAGDGNASPVSPKVAVAPVAFKVTSKSAAPAPKSFTEAVATSPPKVPEAPKFAPEAPKLATPAVSEAKTPLPSKAAAKPNAAQVPNVNPPTAAPTKPAPAAFEDDDLPPLLPPENHFTMADFPPMPPSTIPVVTPPAPKAEPVSTSKVESAPKAKAAPKAKPAPKAEQKAAPAPKVQAAPKIDPTPAPKVAVTSVPKTEAAPTTKAQAVPKVEAAPGPKEKSSPSPKAEPVPAPKVEASPAPKVKPVAATKADAASAPKVKSAPSPKAEPVPAPKPEPAPKAKPAPAPKAESAPASKADAASAPKVKSAPSPKAEPVPAPKVDCLPKADSAPTSKIEAAPVVKVKPVVAPKAEVAAAKVEAVPALKIEPEPAPKAKPAPAPKAESAPASKADAASAPRVKSAPSPKAELVPAPKVEAPPKADSAPTPKVEAAPAAIVKPVAAPKAEVAAANVEAVPAPKVESEPAPKVKPAPATKGKPSPKAEAAAPKAEAAPKVKPAPKGKPSPKAEAAAPKAEAAPKVKSAPAPKVEASAPKVEAAPTPKAESVLVTKVDSAPVPKQVKAPSILEPLIKNDKGSGTESDSDESVPELEDQDSAQTHTQQAQLAAAAEIDEEPVSKAKQSRSEKKARKAMSKLGLRQVAGVTRVTIRKSKNILFVITKPDVYKSPASDTYIVFGEAKIEDLSQQAQLAAAEKFKVQGEAVSNIQENTQTPTVQEESEEEEVDETGVEVKDIELVMSQANVSRAKAVRALKNNNNDIVNAIMELTM; encoded by the exons ATGCCAGGCGAAGCCACAGAAACTGTCCCTGTTACAGAGCAGGAAATGCATCAGCCCCAGGCTGAGACGG CCACACCTGCTGCTGCGGCTCCTGCTCCCTCTCAGGCAAAGCCTAAAGAGGGCAAAACTAACCCCAAGCTGTCCTCTTCTCCTCACACCACTGCTCCTAAGCCAGTTCCTGCTGGACGCAGGAAACGCTCCTCTCTATCTGCCTCCTCAAGCTCCCCTACCTCTCCTAAATCTGCCTCTGCCCCCCGTGCTACCCCACCATGCTCCCCTTTGGCCTCTCCTCCAGCTGACTGTCCTGTTGCTGGGAAAACTGAGCAGACTGCTCCCAAGGTGGTAAAGGCTGGCAAACAAGGGAAGCAACAGAAGGCAAAGAATTTTAAACCTGTTGAACCTGAGCAAGCACCTCTCTCTGCCTCTAAGCCTGCTCAGGAGCCTGCACCAGTTGCAGCACTGCCATCTCTTGCTATACCAAAACCAGAGGTAGCAAAATCAGCAGGAGATGGAAATGCTTCCCCTGTCTCTCCCAAAGTTGCTGTGGCTCCTGTTGCCTTTAAAGTAACTTCTAAATCTGCTGCCCCAGCACCAAAGTCATTTACAGAAGCTGTTGCCACCAGTCCACCCAAAGTGCCTGAAGCCCCCAAGTTTGCCCCTGAAGCTCCAAAATTAGCAACCCCTGCTGTTTCAGAAGCCAAGACTCCTTTGCCTTCAAAAGCAGCTGCTAAGCCTAACGCTGCCCAAGTACCAAATGTGAACCCTCCCACTGCTGCTCCCACAAAACCTGCTCCTGCAGCATTTGAGGATGATGATCTGCCACCTCTCTTACCACCTGAGAATCATTTTACAATGGCTGATTTTCCCCCTATGCCTCCTAGTACAATTCCCGTAGTTACCCCACCTGCTCCTAAAGCAGAACCGGTCTCTACCAGTAAAGTTGAATCTGCCCCTAAAGCAAAGGCTGCTCCCAAAGCTAAGCCAGCTCCTAAGGCTGAACAGAAAGCAGCACCTGCTCCAAAAGTTCAGGCTGCTCCTAAAATTGACCCGACTCCTGCTCCTAAAGTTGCAGTCACTTCTGTCCCTAAGACTGAGGCTGCTCCTACAACTAAAGCTCAGGCTGTCCCTAAGGTTGAGGCTGCTCCTGGACCTAAAGAAAAGTCTTCCCCTAGCCCTAAAGCTGAGCCTGTTCCTGCCCCTAAAGTTGAGGCTTCTCCTGCCCCTAAAGTTAAGCCTGTTGCTGCTACCAAAGCTGATGCTGCTTCTGCACCTAAAGTTAAGTCTGCTCCTAGCCCTAAAGCTGAGCCTGTTCCTGCCCCTAAG CCTGAGCCTGCCCCTAAAGCTAAGCCTGCTCCTGCCCCTAAAGCTGAGTCTGCCCCTGCTTCTAAAGCTGATGCTGCTTCTGCACCTAAAGTTAAGTCTGCTCCTAGCCCTAAAGCTGAGCCTGTTCCTGCCCCTAAGGTGGATTGTCTCCCTAAAGCTGACTCTGCTCCTACCTCCAAAATTGAGGCTGCTCCTGTCGTTAAAGTTAAGCCTGTTGTTGCTCCTAAAGCTGAGGTGGCGGCTGCTAAAGTTGAGGCTGTTCCTGCCCTTAAAATTGAGCCTGAGCCTGCCCCTAAAGCTAAGCCTGCTCCTGCCCCTAAAGCTGAGTCTGCCCCTGCTTCTAAAGCTGATGCTGCTTCTGCACCTAGAGTTAAGTCTGCTCCTAGCCCGAAAGCTGAGCTTGTTCCTGCCCCTAAGGTTGAGGCTCCCCCTAAAGCTGACTCTGCTCCTACCCCTAAAGTTGAGGCTGCTCCTGCCGCTATAGTTAAGCCTGTTGCTGCTCCTAAAGCTGAGGTGGCGGCTGCTAATGTTGAGGCTGTTCCTGCCCCTAAAGTTGAGTCTGAGCCTGCCCCTAAAGTTAAGCCTGCTCCTGCAACTAAAGGCAAGCCTAGCCCTAAAGCTGAGGCTGCTGCTCCTAAAGCTGAGGCTGCCCCTAAAGTTAAGCCTGCCCCTAAAGGCAAGCCTAGCCCTAAAGCTGAGGCTGCTGCTCCTAAAGCGGAGGCTGCCCCTAAAGTTAAGTCTGCTCCGGCCCCTAAAGTTGAGGCTTCTGCCCCTAAAGTTGAGGCTGCCCCTACCCCTAAAGCTGAATCTGTCCTTGTCACTAAAGTTGATTCAGCCCCTGTTCCCAAACAAGTTAAAGCCCCATCCATACTGGAGCCACTCATCAAGAACGACAAGG GGTCTGGCACTGAATCTGACAGTGATGAATCTGTTCCTGAACTGGAGGACCAGGActctgcacagacacacacacagcaggcaCAG CTTGCAGCTGCAGCTGAAATCGACGAGGAGCCAgtcagcaaagcaaaacaaagcagGAGTGAGAAGAAAGCCAGGAAG GCCATGTCCAAATTGGGGTTGAGACAAGTTGCTGGTGTTACCAGAGTAACCATTCGCAAGTCCAAGAACATTCTCTTTGTCATCACCAAACCAGATGTCTACAAAAGTCCAGCTTCAGATACTTACATTGTCTTTGGTGAGGCCAAG ATTGAAGATCTGTCCCAGCAAGCTCAGTTAGCAGCCGCAGAGAAGTTCAAGGTACAAGGAGAAGCCGTTTCAAACATCCAGGAAAACACACAGACGCCCACAGTACAGGAGGAGAGCGAAGAGGAAGAG GTTGATGAGACAGGAGTGGAGGTCAAGGACATTGAGCTGGTCATGTCTCAGGCCAATGTATCCAGGGCAAAGGCTGTGCGTGCACTGAAGAATAACAATAATGACATTGTCAATGCTATTATG GAATTGACGATGTAG